The nucleotide sequence GTGTGACAGGCCTTGGGAGTAGAATGATATCAGAGATGCAGTTCCTAGAGAAGCGGAGAAACACATCCATCACCGTGGAGCTGGAACATGGAGGGCCAGTTGTCTGTTTAAGTCTAAAGGAGCGACATTGTGAAGACTAACCTAAAACTGTTAAGAAAGACTATCAGGAAAAGTTCCCTTTCATAGGTATTAATTCCTGGAAAATGGTCCGAAAGAGCTGATTGCCTATGGCAATGATGTGAATATAGAGAAAGGCATAGAGAAACAGGCAGGTGTGGCCTTAGGATGAAAACAGAACTGAAGGCTGTAATGTCAGGTTGCCTGGGGATCACAGATGAGGCAGCTGGATCCCCACAAAGAATTGCACGCGAAAGAACCTAGCAAGTCTGGAGCTTGGTGGACAATCAAATAAACAGTGATTACTGGATAGGAAACACTTAGAGAAAGAGTCCTGTGATGGAAACAGGTctggagtgatctgcccacctcggcctcccgaggtgctgggattgcagacggagtctcgctcactcaatgctcaatgttgctcaggctggagtgcagtggcatgatctcagctcgctacaacctccacctcccagccgcctgccttggcctcctaaagtgctaagattacagcctctgccctgccgccaccgagtctaggaagtgaggagcgtctctgcctggccgcccatcgtctgggatgtgaggagcccctctgcctggctgccccgtctgggaagtgaggagcgcctctgcccggccgccatcctgtataggaagtgaggagggtctctgcctggctgcccatcgtctgggatgtgaggagcgcctctgccccgccgccccgtcggggaagtgaggagcacctctacctggccgccccgtttggaaagtgaggagcgcttctgcccggctgcctcctctgggaagtgaggagcacctctgcctggccgccctgtcggGGAGaaaaggagcgcctctgcctggccgcccaacgtctgggaagtgaggagcgcctctgcccggccgccctgtctgggagatgaggagcacctctgtctggccgccccatctgggaggtgaggagcgcttctgcctggccaccacctcatctgggaggaagtgaggagcacctctgcccggccgccccatctgggaggtgaggagcgcctctgcctggctgccaccccgtctgggaggaagtgaggagcgcctctgcccggccaccccatctgggaggtgaggggcgtctctgcccggccaccccatctgggaagtgaggagcgcctctgcctggctgccaccccgtctgggaggaagtgaggagcgcctctctCCGGCTgtcccgtctgggaagtgaggagcgcctctgcctggccgcccatcgtctgggaggtgaggagcacctctgcccggccaccccatttgggaattgaggagcgcctctgcccggcagccccatctgggaagtgaggagcgcctctgcctggctgccaccctgtctgggaggaagtgaggagcgcctctgtccggctgccccttctgggaagtgaggagcgcctctgcccggccgccccgtctgggaagtgaggagcgcctctgcccggccgcctatcatctgggaggtgaggagcacctctgcccagccaccccgtctgggaagtgaggagcgcctctgcccggcagccccatctgggaggtgaggagcgcctccgcctggctgccaccccatatgggaggaagtgaggagagcctctgcccagctgccccatctgggaagtgaggagcgcctctgcccggccgcccatcgtctgggaggtgaggagcgcctctgcccagccaccccgtctgggaagtgaggactGCCTCTGCCCTgcagccccatctgggaggtgaggagcgcctctgcctggctgccaccccatctgggaggaagtgaggagcgcctctgcccggcagccccgtctgggaagtgaggagcgcctctgcctggctgccaccccgtctgggaggaagtgaggagtgcctctgcccggccgccctgtctgggaagtgaggagcgcctctgcccggccgccccatctgggaagtgaggagcgcctctgcccggccgccccgtctgggatgtgaggagcgcctctgcccggctgccccatctgggatgtgaggagtgcctctacccggccacccatcatctgggatgtgaggagcgcctctgcccagcctccccatctgggaagtgaggagcccctctgcccggccgccctgtctgggaggtgaggagcgcctctgcccagccaccctgtctgggaggtgtacccaacagctccgaagagacagcgaccatcaggagcgggccatgaggacgatggcggttttgttgaagagaagggagggaagtgtggggaaaggaaggagagatcagattgttgctgtgtctgtgtagaaagaggtgggcataggagactccattttgttctgactaggagaaattcttctgccttgggatgctgttgatctatggcctttcccccagccccctgctctatgatctatggcctttcccccagccccctgctctctgaaacagctgtgtcaactcagggttaaatggattaagggcggtgcaagatgtgctttgttaaacagatgcttgaaggcagcatgctctttaagagtcatcaccactccctaatctcaagtacccagggacacaaacactgcagaaggccgcagggacctctgcctaggaaaaccagagacctttgttcatgtgtttatctcctgaccttctctccactatcatcctatgaccctcccatatccccctctccgaaaaacacccaagaatcatcaataaatacttcataaaaaaaaaatttttctggaattcacattttaaaagtaaaaaaccaaACAGgtgaatttaacttttatttaactcaatatatccaaaataccaaatatcatttcaatatataataaatataaaattactagaCTATTTCACAGTTTTTGGCCTTATGGCTTTGAAACGTGGTGTGTAATTTAAGcttatagcacatctcaatttggactatcGCATTTCAAGGCTCGGTAGTCACCTGTCATTAATGGCTACTGTATTGGGCATTAAAAGTCTAAGAACTTGTCTTCTGTAGTTTTCCTACATAGGGAGATAATTTCTGGGCAGTCTGTTGTCAGTATATGGCCCTTTGAAAATGATGCCTAGTTGTTATTGAAACAGAATAAATTGGCCATTGGGCAtttggtacaaaaaaaaaaaaaaaaaagcttactcTATACAGGCATTGGGGGCTAAGCAGTGAAAAAAATCTAAGCACCTACACTAAAGGAGTTTATAGTCAAAGTGactgaaatacaaataaactagcAGTTCTAACAGTGAGAAAAACTTAGGGTTCTGGGAGTGGGGGAGTGATGAAAAAATGCGTATCATATGATAGGTGCACAATCAATACTTAAATGAATTTATGTGTTGTAAAAATGATCAATAAATTGAATCAACAACACACCAGGCCCCTTCCTgccacagaataaaaaaaaaaaaaaaaaaacaacaacaaaacaaaacaaaaaacagtcaaaacagtcaggaggtttcttgagtctcctgatATCATCAGCTCGATGAAATGGTACAGGTCTCAGGTGACACTGGACGGGAGGTGTTTGTCgtctcagaaaatcatcaactggagaaggtggaacaggtaccagaagacactcgggaggtgtcttgaggctcagagaatcatcaactggagaaggtggaaggggtgcgaAAAAACACTcaggaggttccttgggtctcctaaaatcatcagcttgaggaaatgctacaggtcccaggcgacgctcaatgggaggtgcctgtggtgtgagaaaatcatcaactggagaaggtggaaggggtaccagaagacactcgggaggtgtcttcaggctcagagaatcatcaactggagaaggtggaaggggtgcggaaagacactcgggaggttccttgggtctcctaaaatcatcagctcaaggaaatgctacaggtcccaggcgacgacgcttgatgggaggtgcctgtggtgtgagaaaatcatcaactggaggtgGAAgcggtaccagaagacactcgggaggtgtcttcaggctcagagaatcatcaactggagaaggtggaaggcgtgcaaaaaaacagtcaggaggttccttgggtctcctaaaatcatcagctcgaagaaatgctacaggtcccaggcgacgacgcttgatgggaggtgcctgtggtgtgagaaaatcatcaactggaggtggaaggggtaccagaagacactcgggaggtgtcttggggctcagagaatcatcaactggagaaggtggaagtggTACGAAAAAACAgtcgggaggttccttgggtctcctaagatcatcagctcgaggaaatgctacaggtcccaggcgacgacgcttgatgggaggtgcctgtggtgtgagaaaatcatcaactggaggtggaaggggtaccagaagacactcgggaggtgtcttcaggctcagagaatcatcaactggagaaggtggaaggcgtgcaaaaaaacagtcaggaggttccttgggtctcctaaaatcatcagctcgaggaaatgctacaggtcccaggcgacgacgcttgatgggaggtgcctgtggtgtgagaaaatcatcaactggagaaggtgggaggggtaccagaagacattcgggaggtgtcttgaggctcagagaatcatcaactggagaaggtggaaggcgtgcaaaaaaacagtcaggaggttccttgggtctcctaaaatcatcagctcgaggaaatgctacaggtcccaggcgatgacgcttgatgggaggtgcctgtggtgtgagaaaatcatcaactggagaaggtggaaggggtaccagaagacactcgggaggtgtcttgaggctcagagaatcatcaactggagaaggggAAATTGGTATGAAAAGACcctcgggaggtgtcttgagtctcggaaaatcatcagctcgaggaagtGGATCAGGTCCCAGGGCACACTCGTCTTGAGGTGTCTCTCTTCTCAGAAAATCATCAGTTGTAGAATGTGGTTGAGGTCCTAGTGGACACTGTAGTCGAGAAAGAGTCAGCGGTCTCAGACATCCTTTAACTGATGGACGTGGTTGACCTCTTAGATCACACTGAATAGGAGGAGGTGGCTTGCAGCCTatcctttttcttaaagtttcagCCGGGAGGTAGGGCCGGTAGCGCAATCCTGAGGAATGATGGTGCTCCACTGCCACCATCCTGACCTGTAGGGCCAAAGGAGGAAATATTCACACATATTCATTTGATGGACAAAATTACCGCCACCAACACAGGCTGCATCTTCTGTTGCTGGTGATAGATTTTTGCACCTTTCCACCCTCCAGGTTTCAAAATAGCAGTATCAGTGTCATAATGTCACCCTTCCACTGAGTACTGCCCACAGCTGGGGAGTAAAGAAAAGTCATTGGGACACACTGTTGTCTCCACATGCCACTGTGTCTGTTTGCAAATGTAGGCAGGCTGGGGACCTGCCCCAGGGAAGACAGAGTCATGACAGATTCATAACAGATTAACAAAGAAGCATGTTTGAGACACAGGAGTGTCTATGTCTATCCTCATTCCTCCCTCACAGCCAGCACCAGAGCATGTTTCTTGCACCAGGTCAACAGAGAGTAAGAGAGGCATGAAAAGCCCATTGTCCACACATGTTGCAGCTTCTTTTTGGAGAATGTTTTCCAGGCCTTTTATGTTCTGTCTCTGATTCTCAGAACTCTGCAAGGTCAGTGTGACCACCCTGCTCCAAATCTAAGAAAACAGaggtttccagaggaaggagaaattgtgcccagggtcacacagcttgcAAGAGGCACAGTGGAAGTAGATTCCAGCTCTGCCTGCGGGACCCTCTCATTTCCCCTCTGTTTCCCTTCTTGACAAAGGATCTTCTTCACTCTGGAGGTGCCACCCATGAGAACAAAGAGCTCTGGAGAGATGTGGATTCCTGAAGAGCTTCAGGGGAGCTGGGAGAGGGATTTCTGACAGAACAATCTTACCTCAAGAAGTCAGTTAGACATGGctgtaatatttcttttcactCCCAGGTAATACCAAATTGTGAGTGCTCTAGGACATAAAGAATACTTTTTTCCGTGGAAAAATGAGTGAGAATTCTAAACAAAGCAAGTTTGAAAACTGTGTTTCACTTCAAGTGTACAAGTCCCATCATGTGTAATCATAGGACTCGGCAGCTTTTCAAGGTACAGAGGCCACAGAAGAACCAGCTTAGCTGAGCATCATTTAAGGCCTTCATTTGGAATTGTCCCTGTAGGTAATAAGTTACATTCGCTCTTCACTAATTTACAGTCAGGGCctatttgctattacaaatatggAACCTCTGACACTTAGAATATTAGATCAGGGGCCCCATTGGGTGGGTATGAAGGTGTTTTTGCACAACACGGTTACCAACAGGGATGGGACTGTGATGAACTATGGAATTGGCCTTGTCAAAGAGCATTCAAAATTGCACAAAGCACAAATTAATGTTAGATTAATGCGTTTTCACTATTTTCACTTCTGGGAATATAACAGATATTTCAAACGTTAATCACCTACATTATAGCAGAATGCAAACAaaatcacagcaaaagaaaatcccaCATATTTCAGAAATGAGACCCCACAACATCTTGGGTAAGGTGGATCAGTCAGAGTTCACCGTGCCATAAGACCTAGAGTACTGGAGGTCAGTGGTGCCTCCTCGTGTTATTTCTGGAAACAGAAGAGTAAAAGCCCTTCAGCCCTCAGTCCCTGAGCTTTTATGGAT is from Pongo abelii isolate AG06213 chromosome 14, NHGRI_mPonAbe1-v2.0_pri, whole genome shotgun sequence and encodes:
- the LOC134759881 gene encoding nuclear pore complex-interacting protein family member B11-like isoform X2, encoding MPVWWLLFWLLLLGFISHHPTYVINSPPDHFHPGTDFCGIPWIVIIIVFLGISTLAIFLWKTSLCVSFLKTVLKSQNVHDGSTDVQRKAWRSNSHSQEGIKIGLEDLFTSQRHMEAKVRAEVHKVTRNVNSHYKINGHRKTAKKKKLFQRMQELRRRAQDYYRCKITPSARKPLANSVSLFVFLAFGHSLPGQDMDVFFSPQLCAQALQRGKAERKAAYKQHRCQMRQKKRVPERHMSQEPVQGRLGLENPFSMDSGPHSVPMRNSNGVPAENTEKTKVRMVAVEHHHSSGLRYRPYLPAETLRKRIGCKPPPPIQCDLRGQPRPSVKGCLRPLTLSRLQCPLGPQPHSTTDDFLRRETPQDECALGPDPLPRADDFPRLKTPPEGLFIPISPSPVDDSLSLKTPPECLLVPLPPSPVDDFLTPQAPPIKRHRLGPVAFPRADDFRRPKEPPDCFFARLPPSPVDDSLSLKTPPECLLVPLPPSPVDDFLTPQAPPIKRRRLGPVAFPRADDFRRPKEPPDCFFARLPPSPVDDSLSLKTPPECLLVPLPPPVDDFLTPQAPPIKRRRLGPVAFPRADDLRRPKEPPDCFFVPLPPSPVDDSLSPKTPPECLLVPLPPPVDDFLTPQAPPIKRRRLGPVAFLRADDFRRPKEPPDCFFARLPPSPVDDSLSLKTPPECLLVPLPPPVDDFLTPQAPPIKRRRLGPVAFP
- the LOC134759881 gene encoding nuclear pore complex-interacting protein family member B11-like isoform X3; its protein translation is MPVWWLLFWLLLLGFISHHPTYVINSPPDHFHPGTDFCGIPWIVIIIVFLGISTLAIFLWKTSLCVSFLKTVLKSQNVHDGSTDVQRKAWRSNSHSQEGIKIGLEDLFTSQRHMEAKVRAEVHKVTRNVNSHYKINGHRKTAKKKKLFQRMQELRRRAQDYYRCKITPSARKPLANSLCAQALQRGKAERKAAYKQHRCQMRQKKRVPERHMSQEPVQGRLGLENPFSMADSGPHSVPMRNSNGVPAENTEKTKVRMVAVEHHHSSGLRYRPYLPAETLRKRIGCKPPPPIQCDLRGQPRPSVKGCLRPLTLSRLQCPLGPQPHSTTDDFLRRETPQDECALGPDPLPRADDFPRLKTPPEGLFIPISPSPVDDSLSLKTPPECLLVPLPPSPVDDFLTPQAPPIKRHRLGPVAFPRADDFRRPKEPPDCFFARLPPSPVDDSLSLKTPPECLLVPLPPSPVDDFLTPQAPPIKRRRLGPVAFPRADDFRRPKEPPDCFFARLPPSPVDDSLSLKTPPECLLVPLPPPVDDFLTPQAPPIKRRRLGPVAFPRADDLRRPKEPPDCFFVPLPPSPVDDSLSPKTPPECLLVPLPPPVDDFLTPQAPPIKRRRLGPVAFLRADDFRRPKEPPDCFFARLPPSPVDDSLSLKTPPECLLVPLPPPVDDFLTPQAPPIKRRRLGPVAFP
- the LOC134759881 gene encoding nuclear pore complex-interacting protein family member B12-like isoform X5 — translated: MEAKVRAEVHKVTRNVNSHYKINGHRKTAKKKKLFQRMQELRRRAQDYYRCKITPSARKPLANSLCAQALQRGKAERKAAYKQHRCQMRQKKRVPERHMSQEPVQGRLGLENPFSMADSGPHSVPMRNSNGVPAENTEKTKVRMVAVEHHHSSGLRYRPYLPAETLRKRIGCKPPPPIQCDLRGQPRPSVKGCLRPLTLSRLQCPLGPQPHSTTDDFLRRETPQDECALGPDPLPRADDFPRLKTPPEGLFIPISPSPVDDSLSLKTPPECLLVPLPPSPVDDFLTPQAPPIKRHRLGPVAFPRADDFRRPKEPPDCFFARLPPSPVDDSLSLKTPPECLLVPLPPSPVDDFLTPQAPPIKRRRLGPVAFPRADDFRRPKEPPDCFFARLPPSPVDDSLSLKTPPECLLVPLPPPVDDFLTPQAPPIKRRRLGPVAFPRADDLRRPKEPPDCFFVPLPPSPVDDSLSPKTPPECLLVPLPPPVDDFLTPQAPPIKRRRLGPVAFLRADDFRRPKEPPDCFFARLPPSPVDDSLSLKTPPECLLVPLPPPVDDFLTPQAPPIKRRRLGPVAFP
- the LOC134759881 gene encoding nuclear pore complex-interacting protein family member B3-like isoform X4, with amino-acid sequence MPVWWLLFWLLLLGFISHHPTYVINSPPDHFHPGTDFCGIPWIVIIIVFLGISTLAIFLWKTSLCVSFLKTVLKSQNVHDGSTDVQRKAWRSNSHSQEGIKIGLEDLFTSQRHMEAKVRAEVHKVTRNVNSHYKINGHRKTAKKKKLFQRMQELRRRAQDYYRCKITPSARKPLANSLCAQALQRGKAERKAAYKQHRCQMRQKKRVPERHMSQEPVQGRLGLENPFSMDSGPHSVPMRNSNGVPAENTEKTKVRMVAVEHHHSSGLRYRPYLPAETLRKRIGCKPPPPIQCDLRGQPRPSVKGCLRPLTLSRLQCPLGPQPHSTTDDFLRRETPQDECALGPDPLPRADDFPRLKTPPEGLFIPISPSPVDDSLSLKTPPECLLVPLPPSPVDDFLTPQAPPIKRHRLGPVAFPRADDFRRPKEPPDCFFARLPPSPVDDSLSLKTPPECLLVPLPPSPVDDFLTPQAPPIKRRRLGPVAFPRADDFRRPKEPPDCFFARLPPSPVDDSLSLKTPPECLLVPLPPPVDDFLTPQAPPIKRRRLGPVAFPRADDLRRPKEPPDCFFVPLPPSPVDDSLSPKTPPECLLVPLPPPVDDFLTPQAPPIKRRRLGPVAFLRADDFRRPKEPPDCFFARLPPSPVDDSLSLKTPPECLLVPLPPPVDDFLTPQAPPIKRRRLGPVAFP
- the LOC134759881 gene encoding nuclear pore complex-interacting protein family member B11-like isoform X1, with the translated sequence MPVWWLLFWLLLLGFISHHPTYVINSPPDHFHPGTDFCGIPWIVIIIVFLGISTLAIFLWKTSLCVSFLKTVLKSQNVHDGSTDVQRKAWRSNSHSQEGIKIGLEDLFTSQRHMEAKVRAEVHKVTRNVNSHYKINGHRKTAKKKKLFQRMQELRRRAQDYYRCKITPSARKPLANSVSLFVFLAFGHSLPGQDMDVFFSPQLCAQALQRGKAERKAAYKQHRCQMRQKKRVPERHMSQEPVQGRLGLENPFSMADSGPHSVPMRNSNGVPAENTEKTKVRMVAVEHHHSSGLRYRPYLPAETLRKRIGCKPPPPIQCDLRGQPRPSVKGCLRPLTLSRLQCPLGPQPHSTTDDFLRRETPQDECALGPDPLPRADDFPRLKTPPEGLFIPISPSPVDDSLSLKTPPECLLVPLPPSPVDDFLTPQAPPIKRHRLGPVAFPRADDFRRPKEPPDCFFARLPPSPVDDSLSLKTPPECLLVPLPPSPVDDFLTPQAPPIKRRRLGPVAFPRADDFRRPKEPPDCFFARLPPSPVDDSLSLKTPPECLLVPLPPPVDDFLTPQAPPIKRRRLGPVAFPRADDLRRPKEPPDCFFVPLPPSPVDDSLSPKTPPECLLVPLPPPVDDFLTPQAPPIKRRRLGPVAFLRADDFRRPKEPPDCFFARLPPSPVDDSLSLKTPPECLLVPLPPPVDDFLTPQAPPIKRRRLGPVAFP